Proteins co-encoded in one Xiphophorus hellerii strain 12219 chromosome 10, Xiphophorus_hellerii-4.1, whole genome shotgun sequence genomic window:
- the mapk7 gene encoding mitogen-activated protein kinase 7 yields the protein MSTKEGGGAKVLASPENMATDKGRQNQNQHIVEAIPGNADTSIAAKNLALLKAHSLDVKFDVGEEYDVIETIGTGAYGVVSSARRRDNGQQVAIKKISNAFEVVTNAKRTLRELKILKHFKHDNIIAIKDILQPNLPHSAFKSVYVVLDLMESDLHQIIHSAQILTPEHTRYFLYQLLRGLKYVHSANVIHRDLKPSNLLVNESCELKIGDFGMARGLSSHPEESYCFMTEYVATRWYRAPELLLSLNHYSLAIDMWSVGCIFAEMMGRKQLFPGKNYVHQLQLILSVLGTPPEGLIGSIRADRVRSYVQSLPSRTPVPLAKLYPQAEASALDLLQAMLQFDPRERISVTEALAHPYVSKYHDPDDEPTCVPAFDFEFDKLPMNKEQIKEAILMEIQDFHKKKLSSRPRLQFKPLSRVEPAAQGSNQPANVDLTKQTMAAIEQQQMTEANSQKQLNNPPADVNQAFTNQVPHHIALLSKNVSCPVDVDMPSANSDSGQLETIDLTTPVSTQDAPSETMRDGEGQAGIPAIQSQPMEPDAIPSSQAQTMTALPTSVPSLSLSAAQVQSLSQSLSHSLSKNARPPPRAAEGTRKEGAISEDTKNALKAALLKSALRNKARGDGGGSGLGIDGGTGGGSISSAVSSVPESRRPVTAQERQREREEKRRKRQERARERERKIKEKERKEKKQGDSLGGVLLSDNDKSLLQRWTKMIDSCSDKSQTANNDGKTKDCNLNSQRISENNKTNMEARKSQPHEQLASQVKPNQQRLFLPPATTQQLTLPFSMSLRKPPGDVVAAVCGGIDMMAVTGGYVKNNTLQPHAEGSGESEFAGVGNWSGQQLETRPTQQPSRTPQPASGFLQSQPPPDPKPQAHLLPLESFLPKAPSVAIRETNGNVEVRGQSNLNSLTASPGLMEKLCSSLGEKSAAQSINHLCGTLVVPPSQPHPSLGFTDTGQQGPSIAPDIHTVTLQLSKSQVEDPLPPMFSVTPKGSGAGYGVGFDLDDLFNQSLTELQHGDRDSFDSAPLSASLLSDWSEVHRMTPADLESLQQELQLGSPMILSDTIPHDA from the exons ATGTCGACTAAAGAGGGTGGAGGTGCCAAAGTTTTGGCCTCTCCTGAAAACATGGCCACAGACAAAggcagacagaaccagaaccagcataTAGTTGAGGCGATACCAGGCAACGCAGACACCAGCATAGCAGCAAAAAACTTGGCCCTGCTCAAAGCACACTCTCTGGACGTAAAGTTTGACGTCGGAGAAGAGTATGATGTCATCGAAACCATCGGCACCGGGGCGTATGGTGTCGTTTCATCCGCCAGAAGAAGGGACAACG GCCAGCAGGTGGCAATAAAGAAGATCTCCAATGCTTTTGAGGTGGTGACGAACGCCAAGCGAACACTGAGAGAGCTGAAGATCTTAAAACACTTCAAACATGACAACATCATCGCCATCAAAGACATCCTGCAGCCGAACCTTCCTCACTCTGCCTTCAAGTCTGT ATATGTTGTGTTGGACCTCATGGAGAGCGACCTGCACCAGATCATCCACTCAGCCCAGATTCTAACCCCTGAACACACGCGCTACTTCCTCTACCAGCTCCTCCGTGGCCTTAAGTACGTGCACTCTGCCAACGTCATCCACCGTGACCTCAAACCCTCCAACCTGCTGGTGAACGAGAGCTGTGAACTGAAAATAGGGGACTTTGGCATGGCGCGGGGTCTGAGCTCCCACCCAGAGGAGTCATACTGCTTTATGACGGAGTACGTGGCGACCCGGTGGTACCGCGCTCCTGAGCTCCTGCTGTCTCTCAATCATTACAGTTTGGCCATTGACATGTGGTCTGTGGGCTGCATCTTTGCTGAGATGATGGGGCGCAAGCAGCTTTTCCCCGGGAAGAACTACGTGcaccagctgcagctcatctTGAGCGTGTTGGGCACTCCCCCTGAGGGTTTGATCGGCTCCATCAGGGCTGATAGGGTCCGCTCCTACGTTCAGAGCCTCCCATCCCGAACACCCGTACCTTTGGCCAAACTGTACCCGCAAGCTGAAGCTTCGGCTTTAGACCTCCTACAGGCCATGCTGCAGTTTGATCCTCGTGAACGCATCAGCGTGACGGAGGCGCTGGCGCATCCTTACGTGTCCAAGTACCACGACCCAGACGACGAGCCAACATGCGTGCCAGCTTTTGACTTTGAGTTTGACAAGCTTCCAATGAACAAAGAGCAAATTAAAGAGGCTATTCTGATGGAGATTCAAGACTTTCACAAAAAGAAACTGAGTTCTCGTCCAAGGCTGCAGTTTAAGCCTTTGTCAAGGGTCGAACCTGCGGCGCAAGGAAGTAACCAGCCAGCAAATGTTGACCTGACCAAGCAAACGATGGCCGCAATTGAACAACAGCAAATGACAGAAGCAAACTCTCAGAAGCAACTAAACAACCCACCAGCAGATGTGAACCAAGCATTCACAAACCAGGTGCCCCATCATATAGCCCTCCTCAGTAAAAATGTAAGCTGTCCAGTCGACGTGGACATGCCTAGTGCCAACTCCGACAGCGGACAGTTGGAGACGATCGACCTCACCACACCAGTGTCCACTCAGGACGCTCCATCAGAAACAATGAGAGACGGAGAAGGACAGGCAGGAATCCCAGCCATCCAGAGCCAGCCCATGGAGCCCGACGCCATTCCCTCGTCACAAGCACAAACCATGACCGCCCTACCGACCAGCGTGCCTTCCCTGTCTCTGTCGGCAGCACAGGTCCAGTCTCTGTCTCAGTCTCTTTCACACTCGCTGTCCAAGAATGCAAGGCCTCCTCCGCGTGCAGCCGAGGGAACGAGAAAGGAAGGCGCCATTTCCGAAGACACCAAAAATGCCCTGAAAGCAGCTCTGTTAAAATCAGCTCTAAGAAATAAGGCCAGAGGCG ACGGAGGCGGCTCTGGGTTGGGCATTGATGGTGGCACCGGAGGAGGAAGTATCTCCTCTGCGGTGTCTTCTGTTCCCGAGTCGCGGCGGCCCGTCACGGCCCAGGAACGTcagcgagagagagaggagaaaagacGAAAGAGGCAGGAACGAGCACgcgagagggagagaaaaattaaggagaaggaaagaaaggagaagaaacaGGGCGACTCGCTGGGCGGGGTCCTGCTGAGCGACAACGACAAGAGCCTCTTGCAGCGCTGGACGAAGATGATCGACAGCTGCAGCGACAAATCCCAAACTGCTAATAACGACGGGAAAACTAAGGATTGTAACCTGAATTCCCAAAGAATCAGTgagaacaataaaacaaacatggaggcGAGGAAAAGTCAGCCTCATGAGCAGCTAGCTTCTCAAGTAAAACCGAACCAGCAGCGTCTGTTTCTGCCTCCAGCCACCACCCAGCAGCTAACTCTGCCTTTCTCCATGAGCCTGAGGAAGCCTCCAGGAGACGTAGTAGCTGCTGTATGCGGTGGGATCGACATGATGGCCGTCACTGGTGGATATGTGAAAAACAACACACTCCAGCCGCACGCAGAGGGCAGCGGGGAAAGCGAATTCGCCGGCGTGGGGAACTGGAGCGGCCAGCAGCTGGAAACGAGGCCGACGCAGCAGCCGAGCAGGACGCCGCAGCCAGCGTCCGGCTTCCTGCAGAGTCAGCCGCCGCCCGACCCGAAACCTCAGGCGCACCTGCTCCCCCTCGAGAGCTTTCTGCCCAAAGCTCCTTCGGTGGCCATCAGAGAGACAAATGGGAACGTGGAAGTCAGAGGTCAGAGTAACCTCAACTCGTTGACTGCGAGTCCCGGACTCATGGAGAAGCTTTGCTCTTCTCTGGGTGAGAAATCAGCAGCACAGAGTATAAACCATCTCTGTGGGACTTTGGTGGTTCCTCCCTCCCAGCCACACCCCAGCTTAGGATTTACAGACACGGGGCAACAAGGGCCCTCTATTGCCCCTGACATCCATACAGTGACCCTGCAGCTGTCAAAGTCACAG GTAGAGGACCCGTTACCCCCCATGTTCTCGGTTACCCCAAAGGGCAGCGGGGCAGGGTACGGGGTGGGCTTCGATCTGGATGACCTTTTCAACCAGTCTCTGACGGAACTGCAACACGGTGACCGGGACAG CTTCGACTCGGCGCCTCTGTCTGCCTCCCTGTTATCTGATTGGAGCGAGGTCCACCGCATGACTCCGGCTGACCTCGAGTCGCTGCAGCAGGAGTTGCAGCTCGGCTCACCCATGATCCTCTCTGATACCATCCCCCATGATGCCTGA